One Methylocapsa sp. D3K7 DNA window includes the following coding sequences:
- the mltG gene encoding endolytic transglycosylase MltG, producing the protein MGDTPQIPDMPSKPNGNDVPEPDKKSFRGEMRPDGRTQGKRVMPQSPNEALQPHAAPPPPLPPSRRRPTLSAFSGFLSFLLVAALAFMFGLVWSQQRLRAPGPLAGSKVLYIAPGTEVPEIIAQLDHEGVIDNPFLLNMELLLEGNRSKVKAGEYLFKQNISLREVIDELVSGKQVLHAITIPEGLTSEQIVERLHESDVLIGDVAEVPKEGSLLPETYKVARGAVRADVLKKMQDDQKRAVDQIWSRRSGGLPLRSPYELIILASVVEKETGKADERPRVASVFLNRLKKGMRLQSDPTIVYGLTGGKGPLGRGLTRAELDKPTPYNTYVNDGLPPGPIANPGRAALEAVANPSRTQDLYFVADGTGGHVFSETLDQHNRNVQRWRQMEKDIKDKQEQTAPDAEQPTLPADSAPAESLPAEPAVPPSVTPDVPAPTKPKSGRKSEREVPSSVYGSMAPRRAASQSTAASAIAGATRTTVSGAPGTKPRSSTDISAFTFGPGLDELGISIGGVRTPASETLDGPVGQEDAAEAASAKIVSVSDRPEPSRAAPVASETGSADSQGQGEAAAVPPAPEEQKDAKVPRRRAFDVSRGTPLDPLRNKTYDLNYAKTVPAIK; encoded by the coding sequence ATGGGCGATACGCCACAAATCCCGGACATGCCTTCAAAACCGAATGGAAACGATGTGCCGGAGCCGGACAAAAAGTCTTTTCGGGGTGAGATGCGCCCGGACGGACGCACGCAGGGCAAGCGCGTGATGCCGCAAAGCCCCAACGAGGCGTTGCAGCCCCACGCGGCGCCGCCGCCTCCGCTCCCCCCGAGCCGGAGACGGCCGACGCTTTCGGCGTTCAGCGGATTCTTGTCGTTTCTGCTGGTTGCGGCGCTCGCCTTTATGTTCGGCCTCGTTTGGAGTCAGCAGCGGCTGCGCGCGCCTGGCCCGCTCGCGGGGAGCAAAGTGCTCTACATCGCACCCGGCACCGAAGTGCCCGAGATCATCGCCCAGCTTGACCATGAAGGAGTTATCGACAACCCATTCCTGCTCAACATGGAGCTCTTGCTTGAGGGCAATCGCTCGAAGGTCAAGGCCGGCGAGTATCTCTTCAAACAGAACATCAGCTTGCGCGAAGTGATCGATGAACTGGTCAGCGGCAAACAGGTGCTGCACGCGATTACGATCCCCGAAGGGCTGACCAGCGAGCAGATCGTCGAACGGCTCCACGAAAGCGACGTGCTCATCGGCGATGTTGCGGAAGTGCCGAAAGAAGGCAGCCTGCTGCCGGAAACCTATAAGGTGGCGCGCGGGGCCGTGCGGGCGGACGTCCTCAAGAAGATGCAGGATGATCAAAAGCGCGCCGTCGATCAGATTTGGTCGCGCCGCTCCGGCGGGCTTCCGTTGCGTTCTCCTTATGAACTCATCATTTTGGCTTCGGTCGTCGAAAAGGAAACCGGCAAGGCGGACGAACGTCCGCGGGTGGCGAGCGTTTTCCTGAACCGCCTGAAAAAAGGCATGCGGCTGCAGTCCGATCCGACGATCGTCTACGGCCTGACCGGCGGCAAGGGGCCGCTTGGGCGGGGATTGACGCGCGCCGAACTCGACAAGCCGACACCATATAATACGTATGTCAACGACGGCCTGCCGCCGGGGCCGATTGCCAATCCGGGACGCGCGGCGCTTGAGGCCGTTGCCAACCCGTCCCGCACCCAAGATCTTTATTTTGTCGCTGATGGCACCGGTGGCCATGTGTTTTCCGAAACCCTCGATCAGCACAATCGCAACGTGCAGCGCTGGCGCCAAATGGAAAAGGACATCAAGGACAAGCAGGAGCAAACTGCGCCGGACGCGGAGCAGCCAACGCTGCCCGCCGACTCTGCGCCCGCCGAGTCTTTGCCGGCTGAGCCTGCGGTGCCGCCGTCCGTGACGCCCGATGTGCCAGCGCCAACCAAACCGAAATCAGGCCGCAAGAGCGAGCGCGAAGTGCCGTCTTCCGTTTATGGATCAATGGCACCGCGCCGCGCCGCATCGCAAAGCACGGCGGCCTCGGCGATCGCGGGCGCGACGCGGACGACAGTTTCTGGGGCACCAGGCACCAAGCCTCGCTCCAGCACGGATATCAGTGCCTTCACTTTCGGTCCAGGGCTCGATGAACTTGGCATTTCTATAGGGGGTGTCCGCACTCCGGCGTCGGAGACGCTCGATGGTCCGGTCGGGCAAGAGGATGCGGCGGAGGCGGCGAGCGCCAAGATCGTCTCTGTGTCCGATAGGCCCGAGCCGAGCCGCGCAGCACCCGTGGCCAGCGAGACAGGAAGCGCCGATTCGCAAGGTCAAGGCGAAGCGGCCGCCGTGCCTCCGGCACCGGAAGAGCAGAAGGATGCGAAGGTTCCGCGCCGCCGGGCGTTCGATGTGTCGCGAGGGACGCCTCTCGATCCCCTCCGCAACAAAACCTATGATTTGAATTACGCCAAAACCGTTCCGGCGATCAAATAG
- the fabG gene encoding 3-oxoacyl-[acyl-carrier-protein] reductase — MFDLTGKTALVTGASGGLGREIARALHLRGAVVGLSGTRRDALDALAAELETNVHVFPCDLAHKAATEALIPAAEAAMGSVDILVNNAGVTRDNLFMRMKDEEWEDVLSVNLTAAFRLSRACLKGMLRKRHGRIIGISSIVGVTGNAGQGNYAAAKAGMIGMYKSLAAEVASRNVTVNCIAPGFIESPMTDALNEKQKQAILATVPMGRLGTGAEIAAAVVYLASPQAAYVTGQTLHINGGMAMI, encoded by the coding sequence ATGTTTGATCTTACCGGCAAGACAGCCCTAGTCACGGGCGCGAGCGGCGGCCTCGGACGGGAGATCGCCCGGGCCTTGCATCTTCGCGGCGCCGTCGTCGGGCTGTCGGGGACCCGCCGCGACGCGCTCGATGCACTCGCCGCCGAACTCGAAACCAACGTTCATGTGTTCCCCTGCGATTTGGCCCACAAAGCCGCGACGGAGGCGCTCATCCCCGCCGCCGAGGCGGCGATGGGCAGCGTCGATATTCTTGTTAATAATGCCGGCGTGACGAGGGACAATCTCTTTATGCGCATGAAGGATGAGGAATGGGAGGATGTCCTGAGCGTCAATCTCACGGCTGCCTTTCGTCTCTCCCGCGCGTGTCTGAAGGGAATGCTCCGCAAGCGTCATGGGCGGATCATCGGGATCAGCTCGATCGTCGGAGTGACCGGCAATGCCGGCCAGGGCAATTATGCGGCCGCGAAAGCGGGAATGATCGGTATGTATAAGAGTCTGGCCGCCGAGGTCGCGAGCCGTAACGTGACGGTCAATTGCATCGCACCAGGCTTTATCGAGAGCCCGATGACCGATGCCTTGAATGAGAAACAAAAACAGGCGATCCTCGCGACAGTGCCGATGGGACGCCTCGGAACCGGTGCCGAAATCGCGGCGGCGGTGGTCTATCTTGCCAGCCCGCAAGCTGCCTATGTTACTGGCCAGACTCTCCACATCAATGGAGGAATGGCAATGATTTAA
- a CDS encoding acyl carrier protein yields the protein MSDVAERVKKIVVEHLGVDADKVVDGANFMEDLGADSLDTVELVMAFEEEFGVEIPDDAAETIVTVGDAIKFLDKASAA from the coding sequence ATGAGCGATGTCGCCGAGCGCGTGAAAAAAATTGTGGTCGAGCACCTCGGCGTCGATGCCGACAAAGTTGTCGATGGCGCCAACTTCATGGAAGACCTTGGCGCGGATTCCCTCGACACGGTCGAGCTCGTCATGGCTTTCGAGGAAGAATTCGGCGTCGAGATTCCAGATGATGCCGCCGAAACGATCGTGACCGTGGGCGATGCCATAAAATTTCTTGATAAGGCATCCGCCGCCTGA
- a CDS encoding outer membrane beta-barrel protein gives MKRDFIQYLAGAAAGVLLASTAANAADLAPVPAPLPPPPFVWTGFELGAQVGGAAGRTSVSLFDTLNFSDGYSSTGVFGGLHVGFNYQLMGPLVVGVQGEYNFAGVTGSASAFPLNYLSTSVREFGSADARIGVAFDRLLVYAIGGFAYGDIRNAINFQGANSVAGLLGFPVNRFFAANRYGFDVGGGLEYNFWGNWTARAEYRYYDFGRLGFADAGFAGFPGVFAPGLSIAIPNHTSRETMQTGRLGLTYKFAWPSSPVVARY, from the coding sequence ATGAAGCGGGACTTCATACAGTATCTGGCCGGTGCGGCTGCCGGCGTCCTTTTGGCCAGTACGGCGGCGAATGCGGCGGACCTGGCGCCTGTCCCGGCGCCGCTGCCGCCGCCACCTTTCGTGTGGACCGGCTTTGAACTTGGCGCGCAGGTCGGCGGCGCCGCTGGCAGGACTTCCGTTAGCCTGTTTGACACATTAAATTTTTCTGACGGCTATTCGAGCACTGGGGTCTTTGGCGGCCTTCATGTCGGGTTCAATTATCAGCTGATGGGGCCGCTCGTTGTCGGTGTGCAGGGCGAATATAATTTCGCCGGCGTCACCGGAAGCGCCTCGGCGTTCCCATTGAATTATCTGTCGACCTCCGTCCGCGAGTTCGGTTCGGCCGATGCCCGCATCGGCGTCGCCTTTGACCGCCTGCTTGTCTATGCGATTGGCGGTTTTGCCTATGGCGACATCCGCAATGCGATCAACTTCCAAGGCGCGAATTCTGTTGCTGGTCTCTTGGGCTTCCCGGTGAACCGCTTCTTCGCCGCCAATCGCTACGGCTTCGACGTCGGCGGCGGCCTTGAATATAACTTCTGGGGCAATTGGACGGCGCGCGCCGAATACCGCTACTATGATTTCGGCAGGTTGGGTTTCGCCGACGCTGGCTTCGCGGGCTTCCCGGGTGTCTTTGCGCCCGGCCTTTCGATCGCCATTCCCAACCACACATCGAGAGAGACAATGCAGACCGGCCGCCTGGGTCTGACCTATAAATTCGCCTGGCCGTCCTCGCCCGTCGTCGCCAGATACTGA
- the fabF gene encoding beta-ketoacyl-ACP synthase II, protein MRRVVVTGLGMVSPLGCGIEASWSRLLAGQSGARPIEGFDVSDLPCKIAMPIPRGSGDDGSFNPDQWMEPKEQRKIDDFILYAVAAATQALADANWKPATYEEQIKTGVLIGAGIGGLGGIAETAIVLKEKGPRRVSPFFIPGRLINLAGGYVSIQHGLKGPNHAVVTACSSGTHAIGDAARLVALEDAEVMVAGGAESAINRIGIAGFSACRALSTGFNDRPKQASRPYDKDRDGFVMGEGAGCVVLESYEHAKARGAKIYAEIVGYGMSGDAFHITAPEETGDGASRAMAAAVKRAGITPGDIDYINAHGTSTPLGDEIEIRAVERLVGNSGHMLSMSSTKSAIGHLLGAAGAVEAIFSILAIRDQIVPPTLNLDNSSVATEIDLVPHKARNRKVDIAMSNSFGFGGTNACVIFKRPD, encoded by the coding sequence ATGCGCAGGGTGGTCGTTACGGGTCTTGGCATGGTTTCGCCGCTTGGCTGCGGGATCGAGGCAAGCTGGAGCCGCTTGCTTGCTGGGCAAAGTGGTGCCCGTCCGATCGAGGGATTCGATGTTTCCGACCTCCCTTGTAAGATCGCAATGCCGATCCCGCGCGGTTCCGGCGACGATGGGAGCTTTAATCCAGATCAATGGATGGAGCCAAAAGAGCAGCGCAAGATTGACGACTTCATCCTTTATGCGGTGGCCGCGGCGACGCAGGCGCTGGCGGATGCGAACTGGAAGCCCGCCACCTATGAAGAGCAGATCAAAACCGGCGTTCTGATCGGCGCCGGGATCGGGGGACTTGGCGGCATCGCTGAGACCGCGATCGTGTTGAAGGAAAAGGGTCCGCGCCGCGTTTCCCCTTTCTTTATTCCGGGCCGTCTCATCAATCTCGCCGGCGGCTATGTTTCGATTCAGCATGGGTTGAAAGGCCCCAACCATGCGGTCGTGACCGCATGCTCGTCGGGAACCCATGCAATCGGCGACGCGGCGCGCCTGGTGGCACTGGAAGATGCTGAGGTCATGGTTGCGGGAGGCGCCGAATCGGCAATCAACCGCATCGGCATCGCCGGATTTTCCGCGTGCCGCGCCCTTTCGACCGGGTTCAACGACCGGCCGAAGCAGGCCTCGCGCCCTTATGACAAGGATCGTGATGGGTTCGTGATGGGCGAGGGCGCCGGCTGTGTTGTTCTTGAATCCTATGAGCATGCCAAGGCGCGCGGCGCCAAGATTTACGCCGAGATCGTCGGCTACGGGATGTCGGGCGACGCCTTTCATATCACGGCGCCGGAGGAGACTGGCGACGGGGCTTCCCGGGCCATGGCGGCGGCGGTCAAGCGAGCAGGGATCACCCCAGGTGATATTGATTATATCAATGCGCATGGGACATCGACACCGCTCGGCGATGAAATCGAGATCCGCGCGGTCGAACGGCTTGTCGGCAACTCTGGACATATGCTCTCCATGTCCTCGACGAAATCGGCGATCGGACATCTTCTCGGCGCCGCCGGCGCCGTAGAAGCGATCTTTTCGATTTTGGCGATCCGCGATCAAATCGTTCCGCCGACACTCAATCTCGACAATTCGTCGGTTGCCACCGAAATCGATCTCGTCCCGCACAAGGCACGCAATCGAAAGGTCGATATCGCGATGTCGAACTCGTTTGGCTTTGGCGGCACCAATGCATGCGTGATTTTCAAGCGTCCGGATTAA
- the fabD gene encoding ACP S-malonyltransferase — protein sequence MFKAFVFPGQGSQAIGMGKALAETFPQARAVLAEIDEALGQNLSLLMFEGPQDELTLTANAQPALLAASLAAVRVLEAEAGLDLSRDASFVAGHSLGEYSALAAAGSLGVGEAAKLLRVRGLAMQAAVPVGTGAMAALLGVECEAAEAIAKQAAKDTGEGAICEVANDNGGGQVVVSGTTAAVHRAIEIAKEQGARRSVLLPVSAPFHCALMKPAALAMEAALSRATIKRPCVPLISNVLAAPVTEPDEIRKLLVAQVTGAVRWRESMVFMAEKGISVFVECGAGKVLSGLVKRIAGAARGVSIGIPADIEIYRALA from the coding sequence ATGTTCAAGGCTTTCGTTTTTCCCGGACAGGGGTCTCAGGCCATCGGCATGGGCAAGGCCTTGGCAGAGACGTTCCCGCAGGCGCGTGCGGTTCTGGCCGAAATCGACGAGGCCCTCGGGCAGAACTTGTCCTTGCTTATGTTCGAGGGGCCGCAGGACGAGCTGACCTTGACCGCGAACGCGCAACCGGCGTTGCTTGCCGCTAGTCTTGCCGCCGTTCGCGTGCTGGAGGCCGAGGCGGGGCTCGATCTTTCGCGAGACGCGAGCTTTGTCGCGGGGCATTCGCTGGGCGAATATTCCGCGCTCGCGGCGGCTGGATCTTTGGGCGTGGGCGAGGCCGCCAAACTGCTTCGCGTGCGCGGGCTTGCCATGCAAGCGGCCGTCCCGGTTGGCACCGGCGCGATGGCGGCGTTGCTCGGGGTCGAGTGCGAGGCCGCCGAGGCCATCGCCAAACAGGCGGCGAAAGATACCGGGGAAGGCGCGATTTGTGAGGTTGCCAATGACAATGGCGGCGGCCAGGTCGTGGTGTCAGGAACCACTGCCGCGGTGCACCGCGCAATCGAGATCGCCAAGGAGCAAGGCGCGCGCCGCTCGGTGCTTTTGCCGGTTTCGGCGCCCTTTCACTGCGCCCTGATGAAGCCTGCCGCTCTCGCCATGGAGGCGGCGTTAAGCCGGGCTACCATCAAACGGCCTTGCGTTCCTCTGATCTCGAATGTGCTGGCGGCGCCTGTCACCGAACCCGACGAGATCCGCAAGCTCCTGGTTGCGCAAGTTACCGGGGCCGTGCGATGGCGTGAAAGTATGGTCTTCATGGCGGAAAAAGGAATTTCGGTGTTCGTTGAATGCGGCGCCGGGAAAGTTTTGTCGGGACTTGTCAAAAGAATCGCGGGCGCGGCGCGCGGTGTTTCAATCGGCATCCCGGCCGACATCGAGATTTACCGCGCCCTTGCTTAG
- the ald gene encoding alanine dehydrogenase, whose translation MRIGVPAEIKESEYRVGLTPEAVREFVAAGHDVSVQTGAGSGINASDQAYIAAGATITGTSAEIFSDSEMIIKVKEPQESEWTRLREGQILFAFLHLAADLAQAKGLLGSGCTAIAYETVTGPDGQGLPLLAPMSEVAGRLSIEAAGAALQSHNGGRGILLGGVPGVPPAKVAVLGGGVAGTQAARMAVGLGADVTILDRSLPRLRLLDELFQGRAKTRFATVAAIEEAVCAADAIIGAVLIPGAAAPKLVTKQMLREMKKGAVLVDISIDQGGCFETSHPTTHAHPTFLKDGVVHYCVANIPGAVPMTSAQALNNATLPYGLALAAEGLGAIMKTPGLRGGLNVHRGQITHPAIATSLGFAATPPEEALSQRAASAPAFALELR comes from the coding sequence ATGCGGATTGGTGTCCCGGCGGAAATCAAAGAGAGCGAATACCGCGTCGGCTTGACGCCAGAAGCGGTCCGGGAATTCGTGGCGGCCGGACATGACGTCAGCGTGCAAACTGGCGCCGGTTCCGGGATCAATGCCTCCGATCAAGCCTATATCGCCGCCGGTGCCACGATCACAGGCACGAGCGCCGAAATTTTCAGCGACTCGGAAATGATTATCAAGGTGAAGGAGCCGCAAGAGAGCGAATGGACGCGACTGCGCGAGGGACAGATCCTTTTCGCGTTTCTCCACCTCGCGGCCGACCTTGCGCAAGCGAAGGGTTTACTCGGCTCAGGCTGCACCGCCATCGCCTATGAAACCGTAACCGGGCCGGATGGCCAGGGCTTGCCCCTTCTCGCGCCCATGAGCGAAGTCGCCGGGCGGCTCTCGATCGAGGCGGCGGGTGCGGCGCTTCAAAGTCACAATGGCGGCCGCGGCATTTTGCTCGGTGGCGTTCCGGGCGTGCCGCCAGCCAAAGTCGCCGTGCTCGGTGGCGGCGTCGCCGGAACCCAAGCTGCGCGGATGGCGGTTGGGCTCGGCGCTGATGTCACGATCCTCGACCGCTCGCTACCGCGCCTGCGTCTGCTCGACGAATTGTTTCAGGGGCGCGCAAAGACAAGGTTCGCCACGGTGGCGGCAATCGAGGAGGCGGTTTGTGCTGCCGATGCTATCATCGGCGCCGTGCTCATCCCAGGGGCCGCGGCGCCGAAACTCGTCACGAAGCAAATGTTGCGCGAAATGAAGAAAGGTGCGGTTCTCGTGGACATCTCGATCGACCAGGGCGGCTGTTTCGAAACCTCGCATCCGACTACGCACGCCCATCCAACATTTCTCAAAGATGGCGTGGTGCATTATTGCGTCGCTAATATTCCCGGCGCGGTGCCGATGACTTCGGCTCAGGCGCTCAACAATGCGACGCTACCTTACGGCCTTGCCCTCGCCGCAGAAGGGCTCGGCGCCATTATGAAGACGCCCGGCCTGCGGGGCGGGCTCAATGTGCATCGCGGCCAGATCACCCATCCAGCGATTGCCACAAGTCTCGGGTTTGCGGCGACGCCGCCTGAAGAAGCGCTTTCGCAACGCGCGGCCTCCGCACCGGCCTTTGCGCTCGAACTTAGGTAA